From Oncorhynchus keta strain PuntledgeMale-10-30-2019 chromosome 25, Oket_V2, whole genome shotgun sequence, one genomic window encodes:
- the LOC118358348 gene encoding vacuolar protein sorting-associated protein 33A isoform X1 yields the protein MSAHLSYGRVNLNILREAARKELREFLDKCAGSKAIVWDEYLTGPFGLIAQYSLLKEHEVEKMFTLKGGRLPAADVKNIIFFVRPRLELMDIIAENVISEDKMHSPRDFHILFVPRRSMLCEQRLKEQGVLGSFINIDEYILDLIPYDGDLLSMESEGAFRECYLENDQTSLYHTAKGLMTLQALYGTIPQIFGKGECARHVANMMLRMKREFAGSQTQILPVFDSLLLLDRNIDLLTPLATQLTYEGLIDEVYGITNGYAKLPPEKFAAQKKQGEVGKDLPTEPKKMQLNSAEELYAEIRDKNFNAIGAALSKKAKIISAAFEERHNAKTVGEIKQFVSQLPHMQAARSSLANHTSIAELIKDITTSEAFFDNLTVEQEFMTGVDTDKVNTYIEDCIAQKDPLIKILRLVCMQSVCNNGLKQKILDYYKREILQTYGYEHMLTLNNLERTGLLKPQTSTRNNYPTIRKTLKLWMEDANEQNPNDISYVYSGYAPLSIRLTQVLARPGWRSIEEVLKMLPGPHFEERQQLPAGLHKKRQQGENRTTLVFFLGGVTYAEVAALRFLSQMEDGGTEYIIATTKLINGTSWIKSLMDRPEAP from the exons ATGTCTGCGCACTTATCCTATGGAAGAGTAAATTTAAACATTTTGAGGGAAGCAGCGCGGAAAGAGCTCCGTGAATTTTTGGACAAATGTGCAGGAAGCAAG GCTATTGTGTGGGATGAATACCTGACTGGACCCTTTGGATTGATAGCACAATATTCCTTGCTGAAG GAACATGAGGTGGAGAAGATGTTCACCCTCAAAGGGGGGCGTCTTCCTGCTGCTGATGTGAAAAATATCATCTTCTTTGTTCGTCCCAGACTGGAACTGATGGATATTATAGCTGAGAATGTCATCAG TGAGGATAAGATGCATTCCCCACGTGACTTCCACATCCTGTTTGTGCCCCGGCGGAGCATGCTCTGTGAGCAGCGGCTGAAGGAGCAGGGGGTCCTGGGCTCGTTCATCAACATAGACGAGTACATCCTAGACCTCATCCCTTATGATGGAGACTTGCTCTCCATGGAGTCTGAGGGGGCCTTCAGG GAATGCTATCTAGAAAATGACCAGACAAGTCTTTACCACACCGCCAAGGGCCTTATGACTCTCCAGGCTCTGTATGGGACCATCCCCCAGATATTTGGGAAAGGGGAGTGTGCACGG CATGTAGCTAATATGATGCTTAGGATGAAGAGGGAGTTTGCTGGCAGTCAGACTCAGATCCTGCCTGTGTTTGACTCACTGCTGCTGCTGGACCGCAACATAGACCTGCTTACCCCTCTGGCCACACAGCTCACCTATGAGGGCCTCATTGACGAAGTTTATGGAATCACCAACG GTTATGCGAAGTTGCCTCCGGAGAAGTTTGCTGCCCAAAAGAAGCAGGGTGAGGTGGGTAAAGACCTGCCCACGGAGCCCAAGAAGATGCAGCTCAACTCAGCGGAGGAGCTGTATGCTGAGATACGGGACAAAAACTTCAACGCCATAGGGGCTGCACTGAGCAAGAAGGCCAAGATCATCTCTGCTGCCTTTGAG GAGCGACATAATGCCAAAACAGTTGGCGAGATAAAGCAGTTTGTGTCCCAGCTGCCCCACATGCAGGCAGCACGAAGCTCGCTGGCCAATCACACCTCCATAGCTGAACTCATTAAGGACATCACCA CCTCAGAGGCCTTCTTTGATAACCTGACAGTGGAGCAGGAGTTTATGACTGGAGTTGACACAGACAAG GTTAACACATATATTGAGGACTGTATTGCCCAGAAGGATCCTCTGATCAAAATCTTGCGGCTGGTCTGTATGCAGTCAGTCTGCAACAATGGCCTCAAGCAGAAGATATTGGACTACTACAAGAGAGAGATCCTGCAG ACCTATGGATATGAACACATGCTTACCCTCAACAACCTGGAGAGGACAGGTCTTCTGAAGCCCCAGACAAGCACCAGGAATAACTACCCCACCATCAGGAAGACACTCAAACTTTGGATGGAGGATGCCAACGAACAG AACCCCAATGACATCTCCTATGTGTACAGTGGTTATGCTCCTCTCAGCATCCGTCTGACCCAGGTGTTGGCCAGGCCCGGGTGGCGCAGCATCGAGGAAGTTCTGAAGATGCTCCCTGGTCCACACTTTGAGGAGAGACAACAGCTGCCTGCTGGTCTCCATAAGAAAC GCCAGCAGGGGGAGAACAGGACCACCCTGGTGTTCTTTCTGGGAGGGGTGACTTACGCAGAAGTTGCTGCCTTGCGCTTCCTGTCTCAGATGGAGGATGGTGGCACAGAGTACATCATTGCCACTACCAAGCTCATCAATGGTACCAGTTGGATCAAGTCTCTGATGGACCGCCCGGAGGCCCCCTGA
- the LOC118358348 gene encoding vacuolar protein sorting-associated protein 33A isoform X2: MSSGQHPRGSEDKMHSPRDFHILFVPRRSMLCEQRLKEQGVLGSFINIDEYILDLIPYDGDLLSMESEGAFRECYLENDQTSLYHTAKGLMTLQALYGTIPQIFGKGECARHVANMMLRMKREFAGSQTQILPVFDSLLLLDRNIDLLTPLATQLTYEGLIDEVYGITNGYAKLPPEKFAAQKKQGEVGKDLPTEPKKMQLNSAEELYAEIRDKNFNAIGAALSKKAKIISAAFEERHNAKTVGEIKQFVSQLPHMQAARSSLANHTSIAELIKDITTSEAFFDNLTVEQEFMTGVDTDKVNTYIEDCIAQKDPLIKILRLVCMQSVCNNGLKQKILDYYKREILQTYGYEHMLTLNNLERTGLLKPQTSTRNNYPTIRKTLKLWMEDANEQNPNDISYVYSGYAPLSIRLTQVLARPGWRSIEEVLKMLPGPHFEERQQLPAGLHKKRQQGENRTTLVFFLGGVTYAEVAALRFLSQMEDGGTEYIIATTKLINGTSWIKSLMDRPEAP; this comes from the exons ATGTCATCAGGTCAGCATCCCAGGGGGAG TGAGGATAAGATGCATTCCCCACGTGACTTCCACATCCTGTTTGTGCCCCGGCGGAGCATGCTCTGTGAGCAGCGGCTGAAGGAGCAGGGGGTCCTGGGCTCGTTCATCAACATAGACGAGTACATCCTAGACCTCATCCCTTATGATGGAGACTTGCTCTCCATGGAGTCTGAGGGGGCCTTCAGG GAATGCTATCTAGAAAATGACCAGACAAGTCTTTACCACACCGCCAAGGGCCTTATGACTCTCCAGGCTCTGTATGGGACCATCCCCCAGATATTTGGGAAAGGGGAGTGTGCACGG CATGTAGCTAATATGATGCTTAGGATGAAGAGGGAGTTTGCTGGCAGTCAGACTCAGATCCTGCCTGTGTTTGACTCACTGCTGCTGCTGGACCGCAACATAGACCTGCTTACCCCTCTGGCCACACAGCTCACCTATGAGGGCCTCATTGACGAAGTTTATGGAATCACCAACG GTTATGCGAAGTTGCCTCCGGAGAAGTTTGCTGCCCAAAAGAAGCAGGGTGAGGTGGGTAAAGACCTGCCCACGGAGCCCAAGAAGATGCAGCTCAACTCAGCGGAGGAGCTGTATGCTGAGATACGGGACAAAAACTTCAACGCCATAGGGGCTGCACTGAGCAAGAAGGCCAAGATCATCTCTGCTGCCTTTGAG GAGCGACATAATGCCAAAACAGTTGGCGAGATAAAGCAGTTTGTGTCCCAGCTGCCCCACATGCAGGCAGCACGAAGCTCGCTGGCCAATCACACCTCCATAGCTGAACTCATTAAGGACATCACCA CCTCAGAGGCCTTCTTTGATAACCTGACAGTGGAGCAGGAGTTTATGACTGGAGTTGACACAGACAAG GTTAACACATATATTGAGGACTGTATTGCCCAGAAGGATCCTCTGATCAAAATCTTGCGGCTGGTCTGTATGCAGTCAGTCTGCAACAATGGCCTCAAGCAGAAGATATTGGACTACTACAAGAGAGAGATCCTGCAG ACCTATGGATATGAACACATGCTTACCCTCAACAACCTGGAGAGGACAGGTCTTCTGAAGCCCCAGACAAGCACCAGGAATAACTACCCCACCATCAGGAAGACACTCAAACTTTGGATGGAGGATGCCAACGAACAG AACCCCAATGACATCTCCTATGTGTACAGTGGTTATGCTCCTCTCAGCATCCGTCTGACCCAGGTGTTGGCCAGGCCCGGGTGGCGCAGCATCGAGGAAGTTCTGAAGATGCTCCCTGGTCCACACTTTGAGGAGAGACAACAGCTGCCTGCTGGTCTCCATAAGAAAC GCCAGCAGGGGGAGAACAGGACCACCCTGGTGTTCTTTCTGGGAGGGGTGACTTACGCAGAAGTTGCTGCCTTGCGCTTCCTGTCTCAGATGGAGGATGGTGGCACAGAGTACATCATTGCCACTACCAAGCTCATCAATGGTACCAGTTGGATCAAGTCTCTGATGGACCGCCCGGAGGCCCCCTGA